A single genomic interval of Dromiciops gliroides isolate mDroGli1 chromosome 1, mDroGli1.pri, whole genome shotgun sequence harbors:
- the LOC122753895 gene encoding 60S ribosomal protein L34-like, translating into MVQRLTYHQRLSYNTASNKTQLSRTPGNRIVYLYTKKVGRAPKSACGVCPGRLRGIRAVRPKVLMRLSKTKKRVSRVYGGSMCAKCVRDRIKQAFLIEEQKIVVKVLKAQAQSQKKDTFFE; encoded by the coding sequence ATGGTTCAGCGTCTAACATATCACCAAAGGTTGTCTTACAACACAGCTTCCAACAAAACTCAGCTGTCACGAACCCCAGGTAACAGAATTGTTTACCTTTATACTAAGAAAGTTGGAAGAGCACCAAAATCAGCCTGTGGTGTGTGCCCAGGAAGACTTCGAGGTATTCGTGCAGTGAGACCTAAAGTTCTTATGAGGCTATCAAAGACCAAAAAGCGTGTCAGCAGGGTTTATGGTGGCTCCATGTGTGCTAAATGTGTCCGTGACAGAATCAAGCAGGCTTTCCTGATTGAGGAGCAGAAAATTGTTGTGAAGGTGTTGAAGGCACAGGCACAGAGTCAAAAAAAGGATACTTTttttgaataa